Proteins from a single region of Argopecten irradians isolate NY chromosome 7, Ai_NY, whole genome shotgun sequence:
- the LOC138328342 gene encoding heat shock 70 kDa protein 12B-like: protein MWNSCECSSPSSRKTHLSVRSGRHIYLIGDRHCHWSWAVGWILKKNSSMASSEHLLVAAIDFGTTYSGYAFSSLNDYKRDPLKVSANSWTAGSGGLMSLKTSTCVLFKPDGTFHSFGYEAEDKYSDLALDEEQNGWRYFRRFKMKLYENNCLHRSFTIEDDQGQSMQAIKVFTAVIKYLKDHLMKTCNNQMTGIKPADILWVLTVPAIWSDASKQFMREAAEAAGIKGDHLKIALEPEAASLYCKYLPLERKGEGGMKAFTSRSKYVVLDAGGGTIDITVHEVQQDGSLKEIHKANGGDWGGTKVDHAFQLLLSGIIGNGAFHRFMENNKADMIEFFRDFEVKKRTIKPGARSDEKTTFKVPSSMNDACRDENRQDIATIVKSKSNLNGTMALVSDKLRVTGDRAKELFKDPARHIVDHLKKLLREPSARGVTSILMVGGFSESLVLQDEIKRNFPRLRIIVPQDAGLAVLKGAVIFGHEPRAIKSRVCKYTYGVNVSNPFKEGLHDVSKRTVKSDGRVYCLDLFSVHVRVGDSVDIGQPQVVQSYNPTEPDQTAILFKVYVSMEKEPMYVTDPGCTKIGQLEIAMPDTSKGLDRSVTVQMTFSNTELEVEATNKNTGESVTAAFDFL, encoded by the exons AAATTCCAGCATGGCTTCTTCAGAACATCTACTTGTTGCTGCGATTGACTTCGGAACCACGTACTCGGGGTACGCATTCTCTTCCCTAAATGACTATAAGCGAGACCCATTGAAAGTTTCCGCCAATAGCTGGACCGCGGGATCAGGGGGACTTATGTCCTTGAAGACATCCACGTGTGTTCTCTTTAAGCCCGACGGAACATTCCACTCCTTTGGATATGAGGCTGAAGACAAGTATTCTGATCTGGCTCTAGACGAGGAACAGAATGGATGGCGTTACTTCCGACGATTCAAAATGAAACTTTATGAAAACAAC TGCTTACACCGAAGCTTTACGATAGAAGATGATCAGGGTCAGTCAATGCAGGCGATCAAGGTGTTTACAGCAGTAATAAAGTATCTCAAGGACCATTTGATGAAGACTTGTAATAACCAGATGACAGGCATAAAGCCCGCGGATATCCTCTGGGTCCTCACAGTCCCGGCAATCTGGTCCGATGCCTCAAAACAGTTCATGCGGGAGGCTGCTGAAGCG GCTGGTATCAAAGGGGATCATCTAAAAATAGCTCTGGAACCGGAAGCTGCATCTCTTTACTGCAAGTACCTCCCTTTAGAACGGAAAGGAGAAGGTGGAATGAAGGCATTTACTTCCAGGTCAAAGTACGTCGTGTTAGACGCTGGAG GAGGGACTATAGACATTACTGTACATGAGGTACAGCAGGATGGATCTCTGAAAGAAATCCACAAGGCCAATGGTGGAGACTGGGGAGGTACCAAGGTGGACCACGCCTTCCAACTTCTCCTATCAGGAATTATTGGTAATGGCGCATTTCATCGATTCATGGAAAACAACAAAGCAGATATGATCGAGTTCTTCCGAGATTTCGAAGTGAAAAAGCGAACAATAAAGCCCGGTGCACGCTCTGATGAAAAAACTACCTTCAAGGTTCCATCCTCTATGAATGATGCTTGTAGAGATGAGAATAGACAGGACATTGCAACCATTGTTAAATCGAAATCAAATCTCAATGGGACCATGGCTCTTGTTAGTGATAAACTGCGGGTGACCGGTGATAGAGCAAAAGAACTCTTCAAGGACCCGGCAAGGCATATCGTCGACCATTTGAAGAAGCTTTTGAGAGAGCCTTCTGCGAGAGGAGTGACGAGCATACTGATGGTAGGAGGGTTTTCGGAGTCCCTCGTCCTTCAGGATGAAATCAAAAGAAATTTCCCAAGGCTCCGAATAATTGTTCCACAAGACGCCGGGCTTGCAGTTCTGAAGGGCGCTGTTATCTTTGGACATGAACCACGGGCAATCAAGTCACGGGTTTGTAAATACACATACGGTGTAAATGTGTCAAATCCATTTAAAGAGGGGTTGCATGACGTTTCCAAGCGTACTGTTAAGTCAGACGGTAGGGTGTACTGTCTTGACCTATTCAGCGTACATGTTAGAGTAGGCGATTCTGTTGATATTGGTCAACCGCAAGTTGTGCAATCTTACAATCCCACAGAACCCGACCAAACTGCAATTTTATTCAAGGTGTACGTTTCCATGGAAAAAGAGCCTATGTATGTGACAGACCCCGGATGCACCAAAATTGGACAACTTGAAATCGCTATGCCAGACACGTCAAAAGGACTTGACAGATCCGTCACGGTACAGATGACCTTTAGTAACACTGAACTTGAGGTGGAAGCCACTAACAAAAATACCGGAGAGTCGGTTACCGCCGCATTCGACTTTTTGTAA